From Zingiber officinale cultivar Zhangliang chromosome 5B, Zo_v1.1, whole genome shotgun sequence, the proteins below share one genomic window:
- the LOC121985488 gene encoding multiple organellar RNA editing factor 1, mitochondrial-like isoform X1, which translates to MALHLRLRRAAAISSSLLKSRSPFPAISASFSSPLRLHASPSTFASSPLFLNYAFPPHARTQFLSFWSSSSLSNRRSDGGDEKFGPDEILFEGCDYNHWLITMDFPKDPAPTREEMIETYIQTLAKVVGSVEEAKKRMYALSTTTYQGFQAVMTEEMSEKFHGLPGVVFVLPDSYIDPVNKEYGGDKYENGVITPRPPPIQYNRPGRPRYQNRTDQPNYNNPPPRGNNSFGHQGFRQGDQRNYAPPQTNNHMGQDVRGYAPHGGQDYVYSGDRRETGRGEQRNSAHQGDWRGPMPQYQQDFNQGTRGNFTEDQRNFSRGPGGDNRFSGPPGYNREYTQGMGPGYGGEYGRGGNSGYNGEYRQQGHGYGGPPAHGQSQSAPGEGLTGEYGRGENSVYNREYKQQGPGYGGPYRQESTPAHGQSQSAPGEGPTGSWGEHNMPMLIQSALWLDLSLKD; encoded by the exons ATGGCGCTCCACCTACGTCTCCGTCGAGCCGCCGCCATCTCTTCCTCGCTCCTCAAATCCCGCAGCCCATTTCCGGCGATCtctgcttccttttcttctcctcttcgtcTCCATGCCTCTCCCTCTACCTTTGCCTCATCTCCCCTCTTCCTGAACTATGCTTTCCCACCCCATGCACGGACTCAATTCCTTTCTTTCTGGTCTTCGTCGTCTCTTTCCAACCGCAGAAGCGATGGGGGAGATGAGAAGTTTGGGCCGGACGAAATCCTCTTCGAGGGCTGCGACTATAATCACTGGCTCATCACCATGGACTTCCCCAAGGACCCTGCTCCCACGCGCGAGGAGATGATTGAAACTTACATACAAACCTTGGCGAAGGTGGTCGGCAG TGTGGAGGAAGCTAAGAAGAGGATGTATGCATTAAGCACCACAACTTATCAAGGATTTCAAGCCGTAATGACTGAGGAAATGTCTGAAAAATTTCATG GTTTGCCTGGTGTTGTCTTTGTTTTGCCTGATTCATACATTGATCCTGTGAATAAGGAATATGGAG GGGACAAGTATGAAAATGGGGTAATTACTCCCAGGCCACCCCCAATTCAATATAACAGGCCAGGGAGACCAAGATATCAAAACAGGACCGACCAGCCAAATTATAACAACCCTCCTCCCCGTGGAAATAATTCATTTGGGCATCAAGGATTCAGGCAAGGAGATCAGAGGAACTATGCTCCACCACAGACAAACAATCACATGGGTCAAGATGTAAGAGGATATGCGCCTCATGGAGGACAAGACTATGTTTATTCAGGAGATAGGAGAGAGACTGGCCGAGGAGAACAGAGAAACTCTGCACATCAGGGAGATTGGAGAGGTCCAATGCCTCAGTACCAACAAGATTTTAATCAAGGAACTCGTGGAAATTTTACTGAAGACCAAAGGAATTTCTCTCGAGGTCCTGGAGGAGATAATCGGTTTTCTGGTCCTCCTGGCTATAACAGAGAGTACACGCAGGGGATGGGGCCTGGTTATGGTGGTGAATATGGAAGAGGTGGAAATTCAGGTTATAATGGAGAATATAGGCAGCAAGGGCATGGATACGGGGGACCTCCTGCTCATGGACAGAGTCAATCTGCTCCTGGGGAAGGGCTAACAGGCGAATATGGAAGGGGTGAAAATTCAGTTTATAACAGAGAATACAAGCAACAAGGGCCTGGCTACGGGGGACCCTACAGGCAAGAGTCAACTCCTGCTCATGGACAAAGTCAGTCTGCTCCTGGAGAAGGACCAACAGGTTCATG GGGAGAACATAATATGCCAATGCTGATTCAGTCTGCACTCTGGTTGGATCTCTCGTTGAAGGATTAA
- the LOC121985488 gene encoding multiple organellar RNA editing factor 1, mitochondrial-like isoform X2: protein MALHLRLRRAAAISSSLLKSRSPFPAISASFSSPLRLHASPSTFASSPLFLNYAFPPHARTQFLSFWSSSSLSNRRSDGGDEKFGPDEILFEGCDYNHWLITMDFPKDPAPTREEMIETYIQTLAKVVGSVEEAKKRMYALSTTTYQGFQAVMTEEMSEKFHGLPGVVFVLPDSYIDPVNKEYGGDKYENGVITPRPPPIQYNRPGRPRYQNRTDQPNYNNPPPRGNNSFGHQGFRQGDQRNYAPPQTNNHMGQDVRGYAPHGGQDYVYSGDRRETGRGEQRNSAHQGDWRGPMPQYQQDFNQGTRGNFTEDQRNFSRGPGGDNRFSGPPGYNREYTQGMGPGYGGEYGRGGNSGYNGEYRQQGHGYGGPPAHGQSQSAPGEGLTGEYGRGENSVYNREYKQQGPGYGGPYRQESTPAHGQSQSAPGEGPTGENIICQC from the exons ATGGCGCTCCACCTACGTCTCCGTCGAGCCGCCGCCATCTCTTCCTCGCTCCTCAAATCCCGCAGCCCATTTCCGGCGATCtctgcttccttttcttctcctcttcgtcTCCATGCCTCTCCCTCTACCTTTGCCTCATCTCCCCTCTTCCTGAACTATGCTTTCCCACCCCATGCACGGACTCAATTCCTTTCTTTCTGGTCTTCGTCGTCTCTTTCCAACCGCAGAAGCGATGGGGGAGATGAGAAGTTTGGGCCGGACGAAATCCTCTTCGAGGGCTGCGACTATAATCACTGGCTCATCACCATGGACTTCCCCAAGGACCCTGCTCCCACGCGCGAGGAGATGATTGAAACTTACATACAAACCTTGGCGAAGGTGGTCGGCAG TGTGGAGGAAGCTAAGAAGAGGATGTATGCATTAAGCACCACAACTTATCAAGGATTTCAAGCCGTAATGACTGAGGAAATGTCTGAAAAATTTCATG GTTTGCCTGGTGTTGTCTTTGTTTTGCCTGATTCATACATTGATCCTGTGAATAAGGAATATGGAG GGGACAAGTATGAAAATGGGGTAATTACTCCCAGGCCACCCCCAATTCAATATAACAGGCCAGGGAGACCAAGATATCAAAACAGGACCGACCAGCCAAATTATAACAACCCTCCTCCCCGTGGAAATAATTCATTTGGGCATCAAGGATTCAGGCAAGGAGATCAGAGGAACTATGCTCCACCACAGACAAACAATCACATGGGTCAAGATGTAAGAGGATATGCGCCTCATGGAGGACAAGACTATGTTTATTCAGGAGATAGGAGAGAGACTGGCCGAGGAGAACAGAGAAACTCTGCACATCAGGGAGATTGGAGAGGTCCAATGCCTCAGTACCAACAAGATTTTAATCAAGGAACTCGTGGAAATTTTACTGAAGACCAAAGGAATTTCTCTCGAGGTCCTGGAGGAGATAATCGGTTTTCTGGTCCTCCTGGCTATAACAGAGAGTACACGCAGGGGATGGGGCCTGGTTATGGTGGTGAATATGGAAGAGGTGGAAATTCAGGTTATAATGGAGAATATAGGCAGCAAGGGCATGGATACGGGGGACCTCCTGCTCATGGACAGAGTCAATCTGCTCCTGGGGAAGGGCTAACAGGCGAATATGGAAGGGGTGAAAATTCAGTTTATAACAGAGAATACAAGCAACAAGGGCCTGGCTACGGGGGACCCTACAGGCAAGAGTCAACTCCTGCTCATGGACAAAGTCAGTCTGCTCCTGGAGAAGGACCAACAG GGGAGAACATAATATGCCAATGCTGA
- the LOC121985488 gene encoding multiple organellar RNA editing factor 1, mitochondrial-like isoform X3 translates to MALHLRLRRAAAISSSLLKSRSPFPAISASFSSPLRLHASPSTFASSPLFLNYAFPPHARTQFLSFWSSSSLSNRRSDGGDEKFGPDEILFEGCDYNHWLITMDFPKDPAPTREEMIETYIQTLAKVVGSVEEAKKRMYALSTTTYQGFQAVMTEEMSEKFHGLPGVVFVLPDSYIDPVNKEYGGDKYENGVITPRPPPIQYNRPGRPRYQNRTDQPNYNNPPPRGNNSFGHQGFRQGDQRNYAPPQTNNHMGQDVRGYAPHGGQDYVYSGDRRETGRGEQRNSAHQGDWRGPMPQYQQDFNQGTRGNFTEDQRNFSRGPGGDNRFSGPPGYNREYTQGMGPGYGGEYGRGGNSGYNGEYRQQGHGYGGPPAHGQSQSAPGEGLTGEYGRGENSVYNREYKQQGPGYGGPYRQESTPAHGQSQSAPGEGPTGSWHGRT, encoded by the exons ATGGCGCTCCACCTACGTCTCCGTCGAGCCGCCGCCATCTCTTCCTCGCTCCTCAAATCCCGCAGCCCATTTCCGGCGATCtctgcttccttttcttctcctcttcgtcTCCATGCCTCTCCCTCTACCTTTGCCTCATCTCCCCTCTTCCTGAACTATGCTTTCCCACCCCATGCACGGACTCAATTCCTTTCTTTCTGGTCTTCGTCGTCTCTTTCCAACCGCAGAAGCGATGGGGGAGATGAGAAGTTTGGGCCGGACGAAATCCTCTTCGAGGGCTGCGACTATAATCACTGGCTCATCACCATGGACTTCCCCAAGGACCCTGCTCCCACGCGCGAGGAGATGATTGAAACTTACATACAAACCTTGGCGAAGGTGGTCGGCAG TGTGGAGGAAGCTAAGAAGAGGATGTATGCATTAAGCACCACAACTTATCAAGGATTTCAAGCCGTAATGACTGAGGAAATGTCTGAAAAATTTCATG GTTTGCCTGGTGTTGTCTTTGTTTTGCCTGATTCATACATTGATCCTGTGAATAAGGAATATGGAG GGGACAAGTATGAAAATGGGGTAATTACTCCCAGGCCACCCCCAATTCAATATAACAGGCCAGGGAGACCAAGATATCAAAACAGGACCGACCAGCCAAATTATAACAACCCTCCTCCCCGTGGAAATAATTCATTTGGGCATCAAGGATTCAGGCAAGGAGATCAGAGGAACTATGCTCCACCACAGACAAACAATCACATGGGTCAAGATGTAAGAGGATATGCGCCTCATGGAGGACAAGACTATGTTTATTCAGGAGATAGGAGAGAGACTGGCCGAGGAGAACAGAGAAACTCTGCACATCAGGGAGATTGGAGAGGTCCAATGCCTCAGTACCAACAAGATTTTAATCAAGGAACTCGTGGAAATTTTACTGAAGACCAAAGGAATTTCTCTCGAGGTCCTGGAGGAGATAATCGGTTTTCTGGTCCTCCTGGCTATAACAGAGAGTACACGCAGGGGATGGGGCCTGGTTATGGTGGTGAATATGGAAGAGGTGGAAATTCAGGTTATAATGGAGAATATAGGCAGCAAGGGCATGGATACGGGGGACCTCCTGCTCATGGACAGAGTCAATCTGCTCCTGGGGAAGGGCTAACAGGCGAATATGGAAGGGGTGAAAATTCAGTTTATAACAGAGAATACAAGCAACAAGGGCCTGGCTACGGGGGACCCTACAGGCAAGAGTCAACTCCTGCTCATGGACAAAGTCAGTCTGCTCCTGGAGAAGGACCAACAGGTTCATGGCAC GGGAGAACATAA
- the LOC121985489 gene encoding chlorophyll a-b binding protein CP26, chloroplastic-like — MATIAATTAPAALGTSEILGTRLNATVTPRAAPSHSPGSSKVAALFSKKSAAAKKKPAAASSVSDELAKWYGPDRRIFLPEGLLDRSDVPEYLTGEVPGDYGYDPFGLSKNPENFAKYQAYELIHSRWAMLGAAGFIIPEAFNKYGANCGPEAVWFKTGALLLDGNTLNYFGKNIPINLALAVIAEVVLVGGAEYYRITNVLDLEDKLHPGGPFDPLGLANDPDQAAILKVKEIKNGRLAMFAMLGFFLQAYVTGEGPVENLTKHLSDPFGNNLLTVISGAAERTPTL; from the exons ATGGCCACCATCGCCGCAACCACCGCTCCCGCTGCCCTCGGGACGTCCGAAATCCTCGGGACGCGGCTCAACGCCACCGTCACACCTCGCGCGGCTCCGTCGCACTCACCTGGCTCTTCCAAGGTCGCCGCATTATTCTCCAAGAAGAGTGCTGCTGCCAAGAAGAAGCCTGCGGCTGCTTCTTCGGTGAGTGACGAGCTCGCCAAGTGGTACG GTCCGGACAGGAGGATTTTCTTGCCGGAGGGACTCTTGGACCGATCCGATGTTCCTGAGTATCTCACCGGAGAAGTGCCCGGAGA CTATGGCTATGATCCTTTTGGGTTGAGCAAGAATCCTGAAAATTTCGCTAA ATATCAAGCTTATGAGCTCATCCACTCAAGATGGGCTATGCTTGGTGCAGCAGGGTTCATCATCCCTGAGGCTTTCAACAAATATGGTGCAAACTGCGGTCCTGAAGCTGTCTGGTTCAAG ACTGGTGCTCTTCTCCTAGATGGAAATACATTGAACTACTTTGGAAAGAACATTCCAATCAATCTTGCTTTggctgtcatagctgaggttgTTCTTGTTGGAGGTGCTGAATATTATAGAATCACCAATGTATTG GATTTGGAAGATAAACTTCACCCTGGAGGTCCATTTGATCCCCTTGGTCTTGCTAATGACCCAGACCAAGCTGCAATTCTCAAGGTGAAGGAGATCAAGAACGGTCGTCTTGCCATGTTCGCGATGCTTGGTTTCTTCCTGCAGGCCTATGTTACAGGGGAAGGGCCAGTGGAAAACCTCACAAAACATCTGAGCGACCCATTTGGAAACAACTTGCTTACTGTGATCTCTGGAGCAGCTGAAAGAACTCCAACCCTGTAA
- the LOC121986959 gene encoding uncharacterized protein At4g06598-like, giving the protein MANLKVSSSRSSDITDKQSVFPPRCPFPASSSSWGDERPKNGLDSRCEQTRHRHTLSESFHIDEQPPWLDDLLNESETPVKRSAHRRSFSDSSPILGGSNFHSNITNLYVEEGIQKGYTSSSLWGLNEINNLRDGKSWEYTNYTNEHDNNAIAHNIKREDQKELVQEANCSSEMKDDSTTKRLENDSKSDKKQFARHSRIRKLQYIAELEMIVQGLQAQSLQISAELEFLDRQNLILNLENRSLRQRLDNLSHQRLIKHVQHEMLEQEAAHLRTLYQQQQLQQQQPTPAHTRSRSRDLDSQLASLSLNHKDMPSRI; this is encoded by the exons ATGGCAAACCTCAAAGTTTCTAGCTCGAGGAGTTCGGATATTACAGATAAACAATCAGTTTTCCCTCCTAGATGCCCCTTTCCCGCATCATCTTCATCATGGGGCGATGAGAGACCAAAGAATGGTCTAGATTCTAGATGCGAGCAAACTCGACACCGACACACTTTGTCGGAGAGTTTTCATATCGACGAGCAACCTCCTTGGCTTGATGATCTACTTAACGAATCAGAGACTCCGGTGAAAAGAAGCGCTCATCGCCGTTCGTTTAGTGATTCTTCTCCAATTCTTGGTGGATCTAACTTCCATTCTAACATAACCAATCTATATGTGGAGGAAGGCATCCAAAAAGGCTACACTTCAAGCTCTCTCTGGGGATTGAATGAAATAAATAACCTCAGAGATGGAAAGAGCTGGGAATATACGAACTACACGAACGAACACGACAACAATGCAATAGCACATAATATCAAGAGGGAAGATCAGAAAGAATTAGTCCAAGAAGCAAACTGTTCTTCGGAAATGAAGGATGATTCTACTACTAAACGACTTGAGAACGATTCAAAGAGTGATAAGAA GCAATTCGCTCGCCAttctaggattaggaagcttCAGTACATTGCTGAGCTAGAGATGATTGTCCAAGGATTACAG GCACAAAGCTTGCAAATTTCAGCAGAACTGGAATTTCTAGATCGGCAGAATCTTATTCTGAATCTAGAAAATAGATCCTTAAGGCAAAGGCTCGACAATCTCTCTCACCAACGACTTATTAAGCATG TCCAACATGAGATGCTAGAACAAGAGGCGGCTCATCTTCGAACATTGTATCAGCAGCAAcaattacaacaacaacaaccaacccCTGCACATACTCGGAGCAGGAGTAGAGATTTGGATTCCCAATTGGCCAGTCTCTCCTTAAATCACAAAGATATGCCTAGTCGCATTTGA